Proteins encoded by one window of Oenanthe melanoleuca isolate GR-GAL-2019-014 chromosome 20, OMel1.0, whole genome shotgun sequence:
- the GID8 gene encoding glucose-induced degradation protein 8 homolog yields the protein MSYAEKPDEITKDEWMEKLNNLHIQRADMNRLIMNYLVTEGFKEAAEKFRMESGIEPSVDLETLDERIKIREMILKGQIQEAIALINSLHPELLDTNRYLYFHLQQQHLIELIRQRETEAALEFAQTQLAEQGEESRECLTEMERTLALLAFDNPEESPFGDLLNMMQRQKVWSEVNQAVLDYENRESTPKLAKLLKLLLWAQNELDQKKVKYPKMTDLSKGTIEEPK from the exons ATGAGTTATGCAGAAAAACCTGATGAAATCACGAAAGATGAATGGATGGAAAAGCTTAATAATTTACATATCCAGAGAGCAGACATGAACCGCCTTATCATGAATTACCTTGTCACAG AGGGCTttaaagaagcagcagagaaatttcGGATGGAGTCTGGAATTGAACCCAGTGTGGATTTAGAGACTCTggatgaaagaataaaaatccgTGAGATGATCTTGAAAGGACAGATCCAGGAAGCCATTGCATTGATAAACAGCCTccatccagagctgctggataCCAACAGATATCTCTACTTTCATTTGCAG CAACAGCACTTGATTGAACTGATTCGGCAGCGTGAgacagaggcagctctggaaTTTGCTCAGACCCAATTAGCAGAACaaggggaggagagcagggaatgccTGACAGAAATGGAGCGCACGCTGGCTCTGCTTGCCTTTGATAATCCCGAAGAATCACCATTTGGAGACTTGCTGAACATGATGCAGCGACAGAAG gtaTGGAGTGAAGTTAATCAAGCTGTTCTAGACTATGAAAATCGTGAATCAACACCCAAGTTGGCAAAATTACTGAAACTACTACTGTGGGCTCAGAATGAGCTGGACCAGAAGAAAGTGAAATACCCCAAAATGACAGACCTCAGCAAGGGGACGATTGAAGAGCCCAAGTAA